The Stigmatopora argus isolate UIUO_Sarg chromosome 16, RoL_Sarg_1.0, whole genome shotgun sequence genome has a window encoding:
- the LOC144090915 gene encoding regulator of G-protein signaling 7-binding protein B-like, translating into MSSAPCGRKKRPRSAGSVLPITRVVQTDAEHQESAVDGSRMTVQEFNTLVALYREQVISVGEMSADCPSLRAQMHYTRAKGCSVARAAHQDLALIAVSGPEDGEIHPEICRLFIQLQCCLEMFITEMLKSMCLLGVLQFHRKRTDSEPKMDFRVDESSDVPILEDRSSSPIDYPHDPWLVGVHIENIERDMQEMRNLLSKLRDTMPLPLKNQDDSSLLNLTPHPLVRQRKRRFPGLCCMVSG; encoded by the exons ATGAGTTCTGCACCGTGCGGGCGGAAAAAGCGCCCCAGATCTGCAGGCAGCGTCTTGCCCATCACGAGAGTGGTGCAGACGGACGCGGAGCATCAGGAGAGCGCCGTGGACGGCAGCAGaatg actGTGCAGGAATTCAACACCCTGGTGGCACTCTACCGGGAACAGGTCATTTCTGTGGGTGAGATGTCAGCCGACTGCCCATCTCTACGGGCTCAGATGCACTACACGCGGGCCAAAGGATGTTCCGTGGCCCGGGCTGCACACCAAGACCTCGCCCTCATTGCTGTTTCTGG ACCAGAGGACGGAGAGATCCACCCGGAGATATGTCGACTTTTCATCCAGCTGCAGTGTTGCCTGGAGATGTTCATCACAGAGATGCTGAAGTCCATGTGCCTGCTGGGGGTGCTGCAGTTTCACAGAAAAA GAACTGACTCTGAGCCTAAGATGGACTTCAGAGTGGATGAAAGTTCTGACGTTCCAATTCTGGAGGACCGTTCCTCCTCACCCATTGACTATCCTCATGATCCCTGGCTGGTGGGAGTCCATATTGAAAATATAGAAAG AGATATGCAGGAGATGAGAAATCTGCTCAGCAAACTCAGGGACACAATGCCTTTGCCACTGAAAAATCAAG ACGACAGCAGTTTGCTAAACCTGACCCCACATCCGCTGGTCCGACAAAGGAAGAGACGTTTCCCTGGACTCTGTTGCATGGTGTCTGgttaa
- the LOC144091379 gene encoding uncharacterized protein LOC144091379 → METGQAPRACSSSEASGKSCWSLEVRVVMILVIAAGVVILFLLYRLLQTRHRLKMASARHALEYYSFYHTATYTFKHPLSFEKLKNGSVPRTVAPVSTVALATPVVTAPLPPLPVALSASMPLPSAPVHPSVPSLQMTPPFLAPTAAVDHTVAASPHLSWGACSDVDVYSRIGTYRPSRLSSLSTNSKVILFEHSSL, encoded by the exons ATGGAGACAGGCCAGGCCCCTCGGGCCTGCAGTTCATCTGAAGCATCTGGGAAATCCTGCTGGAGTTTGGAGGTCAGAGTGGTGATGATTCTGGTGATTGCAGCTGGAGTTGTCATCCTCTTCCTTCTGTACAGACTCTTACAAACACGTCACAG GCTTAAAATGGCGAGTGCAAGACATGCTCTGGAGTACTACAGCTTCTACCACACAGCAACCTACACATTCAAACATCCATTGTCTTTTGAGAAGCTGAAGAATGGCAGCGTTCCACGCACAGTTGCACCTGTCTCAACTGTTGCCTTGGCAACACCTGTAGTCACTGCCCCACTGCCACCCCTCCCAGTAGCCCTTTCAGCCTCAATGCCACTCCCATCAGCACCTGTCCATCCCTCAGTACCTTCACTCCAGATGACGCCTCCTTTCTTGGCTCCTACTGCGGCCGTGGACCACACAGTTGCAGCTAGCCCGCACCTGTCATGGGGCGCCTGCTCTGACGTCGATGTATACTCTCGTATCGGAACTTACCGGCCTTCCAGGCTCTCGAGCCTCTCTACCAATTCAAAGGTCATTCTTTTCGAACATTCATCTCTCTGA
- the spp1 gene encoding osteopontin, producing the protein MPVKRLQEHHRAAHSIQKHIGSNLICLPATPKLTTDTMKVAFVFVLLFAAVLCRPARKFSDSSAESSEEVVRRPASSLFRKKMAELTRLRVAPFRLFQNFFAPFTAGSDESTDSSNDKAAVEIPSFLNFETTDDAATDTPSVDNQDEPSKDSDDDDDDDDDDEDESEESDSEEDEEDEEDSSESGESSTVAPETVTPVVGTDEPQYETTEDPLLPTIVTDTDSGRGDSMGGYPSEYKSYVYPEEKTYHKAPSSYKSYEYVDSGKKSGYDMPINNEVEKSPEMYKSESYQKHSEMMEEDTSTPENQEVLPEEEENAGTSDSGSSADVDEQEAESEETDATPEAADSDSDESESSESDSDEQEVDPENTTDMPVVITAK; encoded by the exons ATGCCAGTAAAGAGACTGCAGGAGCATCACAGGGCAGCGCACAGCATCCAGAAACATATCGGATCAAACCTCATCTGTCTTCCTGCTACTCCAAAACTG aCAACCGACACCATGAAAGtggcatttgtttttgttttactctTTGCTGCAGTTCTCTGCCGACCA GCAAGAAAATTTTCTGACAGTTCTGCAGAGAGCTCTGAAGAAGTG GTCAGACGACCTGCATCTTCACTCTTCAGGAAAAAGATGGCCGAATTGACTCGACTCCGTGTGGCACCATTTAGG CTTTTTCAGAATTTTTTCGCACCCTTTACTGCTGGTTCAGATGAAAGCACAGACAGTTCCAATGAC aagGCAGCAGTCGAAATTCCATCTTTTCTCAACTTTGAGACGACAGATGATGCTGCAACTGACACGCCCTCTGTCGACAACCAAGATGAACCCAGTAAAGAcagcgatgatgatgatgatgatgatgatgacgatgaagatGAATCAGAGGAAAGT GATAGTGAagaagatgaggaagatgaagaagacaGCTCAGAATCCGGTGAATCTTCCACTGTAGCTCCTGAAACAGTGACCCCTGTAGTTGGGACCGACGAGCCCCAGTATGAAACTACCGAGGACCCCCTGTTGCCCACAATTGTCACAGACACAGATTCAGGCCGTGGTGACAGCATGGGAGGATACCCCAGCGAATACAAGAGCTATGTCTACCCGGAGGAGAAGACCTATCACAAGGCTCCTTCGTCTTACAAATCCTATGAATATGTTGACAGTGGGAAAAAATCGGGTTATGACATGCCCATTAACAATGAAGTGGAGAAGTCACCAGAGATGTACAAGAGTGAG AGTTACCAGAAACACTCTGAAATGATGGAAGAAGACACCAGCACTCCTGAAAACCAGGAAGTTCTGCCAGAGGAGGAGGAAAATGCAGGCACAAGCGACAGTGGGAGCTCCGCAGATGTGGACGAACAGGAAGCCGAGTCTGAGGAGACGGATGCCACCCCTGAAGCGGCCGACAGCGATTCAGATGAGAGCGAGAGCTCGGAGAGTGACTCAGATGAGCAGGAAGTTGACCCTGAGAACACCACTGACATGCCTGTGGTCATCACCGCCAAATAA
- the htr1ab gene encoding 5-hydroxytryptamine (serotonin) receptor 1A b — translation MENANNTTVLSPSDPPLNKSTKEEEEEVRLSYQVFTSFLLVALILCAIFGNACVVAAIALERSLQNVANYLIGSLAVTDLMVSVLVLPMAALYQVLNRWTLGQIPCEIFISLDVLCCTSSILHLCAIALDRFWAITEPIDYLNKRTPRRAAIMIGVTWLVGFSISVPPMLIMRSQPNNVEEDRKNPMQCKIRQDLWYTIYSTFGAFYIPLMLMLVLYGRIFKAARFRIRRTVRKSEKKKVADSCSAISPAIFHKKTPREAQSKSWKRSVEPRPVPCVNGAVKHAEDGESLEIIEVHSSLRGNLPLPNTPSAAPLFESRHEKATEAKRKIALARERKTVKTLGIIMGTFILCWLPFFIVALVMPFCQESCYMPRWLEDVINWLGYSNSLLNPIIYAYFNKDFQGAFKKIIKCHFCRP, via the coding sequence ATGGAGAACGCAAACAACACAACCGTCTTGTCTCCATCTGACCCCCCTTTGAACAAAagcaccaaagaagaagaagaagaagtgagATTGAGTTACCAGGTGTTCACCTCCTTCCTCCTAGTTGCGCTCATTCTGTGCGCAATTTTTGGGAACGCGTGCGTGGTTGCGGCCATCGCCCTGGAGCGCTCCTTGCAGAACGTTGCCAACTATTTGATCGGTTCCCTCGCCGTTACCGACTTGATGGTGTCGGTGCTGGTTCTGCCCATGGCGGCGCTATACCAGGTTTTAAACCGGTGGACTCTGGGACAGATTCCATGCGAGATCTTCATCTCTTTGGATGTTTTGTGCTGCACCTCGTCTATATTGCACCTGTGCGCCATCGCGCTGGATCGATTCTGGGCCATTACCGAACCCATTGACTACCTGAATAAGAGGACCCCTCGGAGAGCGGCGATTATGATCGGCGTCACCTGGCTGGTGGGCTTCTCCATTTCAGTGCCGCCTATGTTGATCATGCGCTCCCAGCCGAACAACGTGGAAGAAGACAGAAAGAATCCCATGCAGTGTAAGATCCGTCAAGACCTCTGGTACACTATTTATTCCACTTTTGGGGCTTTCTACATCCCGCTCATGCTCATGTTAGTGCTGTACGGGCGGATATTTAAAGCGGCTCGATTCCGCATTCGAAGGACCGTGcgtaaaagtgaaaaaaagaaagtggcCGACTCGTGCTCGGCGATATCCCCCGCGATCTTCCACAAAAAGACACCCAGGGAGGCGCAGAGCAAAAGCTGGAAACGAAGCGTGGAGCCGCGCCCGGTGCCGTGCGTCAACGGCGCGGTGAAACACGCCGAAGATGGAGAATCCCTAGAGATCATCGAGGTTCACAGCAGTCTCAGAGGTAACCTTCCGCTCCCCAACACCCCGAGCGCGGCACCCTTGTTCGAGAGCCGGCACGAAAAGGCCACCGAGGCCAAAAGGAAGATCGCCCTGGCTCGGGAGCGCAAAACGGTGAAGACGCTGGGCATCATCATGGGCACGTTCATCCTCTGCTGGCTGCCCTTTTTTATCGTCGCCCTCGTCATGCCCTTTTGCCAGGAGTCGTGTTACATGCCACGCTGGCTGGAGGACGTGATCAACTGGCTGGGCTACTCCAACTCACTGCTCAATCCCATCATTTATGCTTACTTCAACAAAGACTTTCAGGGGGCTTTTAAGAAGATCATCAAGTGTCATTTCTGCAGACCCTAA
- the LOC144091159 gene encoding uncharacterized protein LOC144091159, with the protein MALPTFSLIFVLLATVSARPVEDIVTQDADITENGRQQGSLDGDKWFQIESESAQSHNSSESRDISESESSEKSFRVFSKEALIEASEESSEESSEESSEESSEETPSKHSEGSAELSSEESSEESPEKSSKESSQESSEESSEDSSRESSEESSEDSSQESSEESSEDSSQESSEDSSQESSEESRESSEEVPVTDPTMTTTEGRNTPTPKPATPSPKETGTTTPSGDVTEVSTEGERRGDN; encoded by the exons ATGGCTCttccaacattttcacttaTCTTTGTACTTCTTGCTACAGTATCTGCCAGACCA GTTGAGGACATTGTGACTCAGGACGCTGACATCACTGAAAATGGCCGGCAACAAGGATCACTGGATGGAGACAAGTGGTTTCAGATCGAGTCAGAGTCAGCTCAATCACATAACTCGTCCGAATCCAGAGACATCTCTGAAAGTGAGTCTTCTGAGAAGTCCTTTAGAGTTTTTTCCAAAGAGGCACTGATCGAAGCTTCCGAGGAGTCATCAGAAGAATCTTCTGAGGAGTCATCAGAAGAATCTTCTGAGGAGACACCTTCCAAACATTCTGAGGGCTCCGCTGAGCTGTCTTCTGAGGAATCTTCTGAAGAGTCTCCAGAAAAATCCTCCAAAGAATCATCCCAGGAATCATCAGAGGAGTCTTCAGAGGACTCATCCCGGGAATCATCAGAGGAGTCTTCAgaggactcatctcaggagtcTTCAGAGGAGTCTTCAgaggactcatctcaggagtcTTCAgaggactcatctcaggagtcCTCCGAGGAGTCTCGGGAATCTTCTGAGGAAGTTCCTGTCACAGATCCCACCATGACAACCACAGAAGGCCGAAATACCCCAACCCCAAAACCTGCCACCCCCAGCCCAAAAGAGACAGGGACGACAACACCTTCTGGAGATGTGACTGAGGTCTCAACAGAGGGTGAAAGAAGAGGAGATAACTAA